TGACACTTGAATGCAATGCAAATCAAGTCAtctaaaaaaagttaaatttgtATGTTTTGGTCAACTATAAGGCCAATACGAAtgatttacaaaatttaaatgtgAAACTTTTAATACTTTGcaatatttaaagaaaaaaatgtctTGGCAAATCAAGTATTTTAGttgtctttttaaaaatttttgagattcattgattgtgatgttgtacaaaataaatttacagtTAAATATATTTGTACTACTATGGTTAGTAATTATGtcaagaaaaatatattttttatttataaatattttttatatttatttgatgCCAGTATTTAAGAAATTTaggtatataaataattatttttataatgcAAAGATCTCCTAGATTTAACAGATATTATTATGATTTATGCATTATATTGATATAGAGTAATAGGGTATTAtaaattaatgattaaataatattattttttatgatattttaatgtcaaaataaaatttaataatattttatttattaattatttttaataatattttagtattctaattaataaaaatattataagacgttgatttaaaaaaaataaaaatattcaaaattactattttaaaatttttcgagACTGTTttatataaattcttttttaaagaaataaaaaaaattaattattttttaaaataaacttcttactttatttttaatttttttttgaaaactggAGCAAATTCATCCACGGCATAAACGAAATTGTAAATTTTGTTGAAGTTCGCTTACTATAACAGCAAACTTGATTAAAACTAACAAGTATGCTTATTAATGCGATaaacttgttcttatttctgTTCAATTTGAATCATTCACATCAACAACAATTATCGTTagtgattaataaaaaaatcatattatctaataaaaatacatgtgaaaaactattttatgtattttaaattaaacaaaattgtCCAATTTTAAAATGTTCGAACTGATGTCAATGATTTGGGtaatcagttttttttttttcttaatatattttCATTCAGGTACCATGTTATGGGCAGAGTGGCGTGACGCGCTGCTGCTGAATGATAGCTATCCTATCGCTATCACTCAGTAAGAGATTTGATTCTTCCCATTACGTTTTGtctactttcttcttcttcttttttatctaaTAGCAAATCAGTTAAACCTTTCAGGGTTTCAACTTCAAAACTATGATAATTGCGTGTTCAAATTAGAGTCGAAGTTAGTCAGTGTGTGTTCGTGCTAATTAATTCTTATGGCATACAAATCGCTGACTTCAATCACCGTCTCGGACATTGAATCCGTTGGGATTTCAACTGAGGTTGCTTCCGCCTTCCACCGCCGCCTCAAAGAAATCATTGCAACCCATGGAGCTGGCACTCCTGCCACGTGGCACAACATCACAAACACCATTCTCACCCCTGACCTTCCCTTCTCCTTCCACCAGATGCTCTACTATGCTTGCTACATCGATTTTGGACCTGACCCGCCCGCTTGGATACCCGACCCGTATGCTATGCACCTTCtcacttttaagttttaattgCTTCATTTTATTCATGTTGTTGATTCATACTTATGCTTGTGATTCTACTAATATCTGTCAAATCCCCAAAGTGCTCCTGACATTCATGCCGTGCACCGATTTGGTCCTGAAATTCCAATTGCATCATTGTCGTCTGTGAGATTGAGTTTCGGGTACCATAGTGTTCCTCAACCCATTTCCATAATTACGTCGTTTTGATAGTTGTGGGCATGTAAAACTATTTGCACACACACTTTGATTGGGCGCCAAAAGCAAAGGACCTCGTTTCACTGTTGTCCAGCGTGGCAATGGAGTGCTAGCTCATCACTCCGTTTGCTGACTCACTGTCGCCAAGGGGTCGAGGGACCACTATGGTGCCCAGAGCTCAATTTCAGGAACGAGTGGATGCCAATAGTGCAATTGGAATCAGGGACCAAACTGGAGCACGTCATGAATCTCAGGACTACTATTTAGTCgtcattttgaaaatttggtaGATTTATAACTTGAACACTGGTACAAATCGTATCTAGATATATTGAATTGTTAACGTATCAAATTTTCATAGACTCTGGTTTTGATATGATATGCACTAAGGGCCTTGTTTGCtgtattaattattatgtaagATTTGGGATTACATGTCATAATCTGTGCATTGCAATGATTTATGTTAAGAAATTAAAGCTCCTGAacctttttacttttttttttaatttctcatTTCATGTGTAATTAGGGAATGTGCTCTTTCAACAAATGTTGGCCAGTTACTAGAGAGGAGGGGTAAAGAGTTTCTGGGTTCAGCATATAAGGATCCTATTTCGAGTTTTTCTGATTTCCAAAAATTCTCAGTATCAAACCCTGAGGTCCTAACCAGGATAATCTCAAGACTTTGTTTTGTACTTTAGTTCAATTTTCTTGTGAGTTGGCAGCGTTGTCATTGTTGTTGtgtatgatttcaggtattttggAAAAATGTGCTGGATGAAATGAACATATCATTTTCCACACCACCTGAATGCATCTTGCGAGAGAATCTCCTGGGAGAAAGCTCGCTATCACACCCGGGTGGTCAATGGCTTCCTGGAGCATCAATTAATCCAGCAAAGAATTGCTTAGTTGAAAATGCCAAGAGAAGTTTGAATGATACAGCAATAATATGGCGGGATGAACATCATGAGGATCTCCCTGTGCAAAGGATGACATTTAAGGAATTGCAGGAAGAGGTTTGGTATGCTGTAAATAGTTTCTCCCTTCATGATTAGCTTCCTGTGCTTTTTGCTGTAGTTGTTGTATTGTATAAACTTATCTTCAAAGTTGTCCATGACATTTTAAAACAGAGATTTTAAATTATACTACTGTGTTCTGAGCACCTCAAGTTGTTTAATTTCATCTTCAAATCTTTTGTCAAAATTCCTTTACGGCAGATGGCCATAAAAAACTTTTTGGTACCATGGTTCATAGCTTGTGTTGCAGTTTACAGCTTAGAAAATTGTCAGGATAGGCCTGCACTTTGAAAGTACAGAATTCAAGTTTCTGGTTTGTGTGTTTTGAACATTTAGGCTTGAACTAATGCTATCCAAACAAAAACCAAGTCTTGTATATGGGGTCAGCTACAAGGTTGGAACCAAATCTAACTGAAGAGATGTAGCTGGTAACCTTATGATGTAGCTTTTTCCAACCATTGTAGCATCCTAAAGGATAATTGTTTTAGATTCTTTAGCTTCATTGTTTTATTAGGGGGAGAAAATGAAAATCTTTTGCTTCTGTGAACTTTCAGGTTGGTTGCATATGCTCTTGAAGCACTGGGTCTGGAGAAGGGATCTGCAATTGCAATTGATATGCCAATGCATGTCAAATCAGTGGTTATCTATCTGGCCATTGTTCTTGCAGGTTATGTTGTTGTATCAATTGCTGATAGTTTTGCAGCAGGTGAAATATCAACCAGGCTTAATATATCAAATGCTAAAGTCATATTTACCCAGGTTGACTCCCTCTTTCTTCTGGTCAATCTTGGCTCTTCAGGTGTTTGAGTGTTTTATTTATTGAAGTAATGCCCAGAATAGTCCCTGAATTCCCAACACGCTTCAGTTATGTCCCTAACTTTTTAAAATGACCAAATAAATCCCCCCAAGTTGCAAAACGTGAATCTCTGTTAGTCCTTTTGTCAACTGACGTTAGTGATATGCTGATGTGGACTGTTCTGCCACATCGGCTGTATGATATAGACTGTGATGTGGACACCACAATAATATGTTCAAAATGGTATCTCAAATTGTTTGTTTATACTCAATTCAAACCCATCACTAATTTTAAATCCCTAAAGCCCCAAATCTGAGAATCAGCTTCTCTTCTCCTTCGTTCAAGAGGAATCGAGTTCTTTGTTGTCTTCTCTCATGTTTCGAATTTTCGATGGTGTTTTATAATTTATTGGTTGAGTTATTACCTTGTACTGGCATGGGAAGTTAGTTAAAATATCCTAGTACGGATTTATAGGACACTACTGACTCTTTCTGAACCATTGCAGACAGACCGACTTGTTTTTTTGTTGTGAATTTTCTTTCAGGGACACCGTAAAATTTGGCGGCTAGACATTTTTTCCGATCCTTGTTCATTTTATGCATTTCCCCCTTCAAAAACTATTAGACATTAGTTAGGAGCTTTACCATAAAACTCCCCCATCCCCCTCGCACTTTTTCTAAGATTATAATTTCAAGCATATGAAATTTACAAGTTTTAATCACTTAGTCTGAAAGAAGGTACATTCAATGTTTTGTCATAGTCTTGAAATACTATGTTACAAAAAGGTAATATTATGTATGCATGTATTAAGCATGGTGACTATGCATCTTAATGCTAAATCCAACTGGAAAATGCATATTGCATTGTCGGCCCAGGAGAGGAATAATTGGAGCGATTCTATGCAGTGCAAAGCGGTGCCTAGGGTTATCCCATCAAGCATCTTGGTGAGGAAACAAAACCCAATCTGAGCTCTCACAGCAAAGTGAACATCCTCTCTGCCACATTGAGCACAATGCTTGGTGGTATGCCTTTCCTTTGTTAGTCTCTCGAAAAATAATGTGTTCTAATTCATCCCGGTTATAGTTGACGTCGTTACAGCTCTGAACTACCTCGCATCACAGAAGTACGATCCTCAAATTCATCTTGTACAGGGCTCTAGAAGAGGTTCGAATTCTCCAAAAGCAAGAAGGGACAATGACGGTAATGAGAATGAGTCAGAGAAATCTGTAAACTAGGAAAGGTAGGTTAGATTGGTATATTTGTCTCTGTTCATAATGTGATTGTCGGAAAATCCTTGCACTTGACAGAGCCAAGGGTGCCGGAGTGGAGCCCCTGCTAGACGATCAAGACAGCAATGAAGGAGATGAATCCaggaggaagaaggaagaggttTTGGTGGGGGACCAAAGAGGGGATATAATTTGAGGAAGCTAGGAGGAATGCGACGTCGTCTTGATCTTTTTTAGCTTCCACCCCAAAACGATGTCGTATTCCATTGTGCCATGTTGGCACTTAACTATACATGTCAGCATTGTGTTAACGATTATTCAATtagggaccaatggagattcaTGTTTTGCAACTTGAGGAATGTATTTggtcattttaaaaaatcagGGACATAACAGAAGCGCGTTGAGAATTTCAAGGACCATTTTGGGCATTAcctctttatttatttaaaataggaAACAAATTTATTACGATTTGCAAAATTGTCTAGTTTCCTTTCCTGCTTAGTATGTTACTACATTAAATAGCTCTATGTAAATCTATTCTATCTTTATTCCATTCATTTAAAATATGTTAAGTGGACCTAGAAGTCAGTTTTATTCATGATGTGTCAGTGTCGGCTATTATGGTTGTAGCTGGATTCAGTTTTGTGGCCAATTGCATGTCACAGTTATTGACTTTTTCCTGTTTGTTACTTCCATTTATCCTCGTTATTTCTCAGGATCTCATTATTCGTGGTGATAAGAGCATCCCTCTGTACAGGTTAAAATATGTGTTACTTTAGTAGAATTGAAGGATCTCTTTCTTGGTTCTCATATGTTTGGTGTCTCATATTGTTCTCTCACAAATGCAGTAGAGTTGTCGAAGCCAAGTCACCTTTGGCAGTAGTTATCCCTACCAGAGGCTCTGAGTTTAGCATGGAATTACGCAATGGTGACCTTTCTTGGCATGATTTTCTGGACAGAGTCAACAGTCTCAAGTATGCACTTAACGTTAGAATTTTTAAGAGatgtaaaattcattgaaatGTTTAATAAAATTGTGGTATAGCTGAGATGTCTTTGTTTCTGCTACTGTATTTCATGTGAGCTGAATTATGCTGAGTCCATATTTTAAAGCTCTTCAGCATGAATAGTCTCAGTTGTTTATGATGATCAGTTAGAATTCTCAATCTTCTTTTCTGTCATGCAACACAGAGGCAAGGAATTCGTAGCTGTAGAACAACCAGTAGAAGCATTTACAAACATTCTCTTCTCTTCTGGAACAACAGGTTCGTTAAGTTTTGTATTTGGGCCTAAATGAGGGCATATTTAGATGAAAAGATCTGGTACAAATAATGGAAATTTGACGAAAAGGATTAATATGCTGTtcacatttaattttttatttcttggggacaacgttCTCCTTGTCAAAAGTTATCtcaataatattttgtatttaagtTGTTTTGAACATGAAATGAGCTAATGAAAACACAAGTTAATTTCAAGACTTAATTCATAATGTGAAGTTAATACATTGTCATCTACTTGGGTGGTATAGGTGAACCAAAGGCCATTCCATGGACAAATATTACTCCTCTGAAAGCTGCTGCAGATGCATGGTGCCACTTGGACATTCGTAAAGGTGATGTAGTTTCCTGGCCCACTAATCTTGGATGGATGATGGGTCCATGGCTCGTATATGCATCATTGATCAATGGAGCTTCGATGGCCCTGTATAATGGATCCCCTCTTGGATCTGGTTTTGCCAAATTTGTACAGGTATAAAAGCTCATTCTgctgtttaaatttttaagagcCTTTGTTTTCTTGTTCATTATCTAGTCTCATTTTCAGAAGCTAGGATGCACAGGTAGAAAACACGGCACGGAAATTTATAGATGAACTACATGATATTCATCTTCCGTAATTATTCCTTTTACAgtttttgttgatctttctcTGCCTCTAGTTATTAGCTTACCCCCCATTTGATCTATTATTCTTATTACACCACATATGACCAAATCATACAACCTAAACTCCTGAATGTAATCATATGTTAGTTTTCCTTTTCAGCAACTcttaaaatccaaaaattggCATGCCACAAATTCAGTCAACCTTTTCTTGCacttgattttctgtttttccaAAAGACAAAAgtagaaaatacataatatccatgcttttattttttaggTCACTagaattgtttttgttttatagTTTCCTTCCAACTGAATGCTTATGTACCCTGTATAGGATGCCAAAGTAACTATGCTTGGCGTAATTCCAAGCATTGTTCGTAGTTGGAAAA
This sequence is a window from Arachis stenosperma cultivar V10309 chromosome 10, arast.V10309.gnm1.PFL2, whole genome shotgun sequence. Protein-coding genes within it:
- the LOC130955532 gene encoding probable acyl-activating enzyme 17, peroxisomal, giving the protein MAYKSLTSITVSDIESVGISTEVASAFHRRLKEIIATHGAGTPATWHNITNTILTPDLPFSFHQMLYYACYIDFGPDPPAWIPDPECALSTNVGQLLERRGKEFLGSAYKDPISSFSDFQKFSVSNPEVFWKNVLDEMNISFSTPPECILRENLLGESSLSHPGGQWLPGASINPAKNCLVENAKRSLNDTAIIWRDEHHEDLPVQRMTFKELQEEVWLVAYALEALGLEKGSAIAIDMPMHVKSVVIYLAIVLAGYVVVSIADSFAAGEISTRLNISNAKVIFTQDLIIRGDKSIPLYSRVVEAKSPLAVVIPTRGSEFSMELRNGDLSWHDFLDRVNSLKGKEFVAVEQPVEAFTNILFSSGTTGEPKAIPWTNITPLKAAADAWCHLDIRKGDVVSWPTNLGWMMGPWLVYASLINGASMALYNGSPLGSGFAKFVQDAKVTMLGVIPSIVRSWKSANSTSGYDWSAIRCFGSTGEASNVDEYLWLMGRALYKPVIEYCGGTEIGGGFITGSLLQPQSLAAFSTPAMCCSLFILDEEGHPIPQDVPGMGELALGPIMFGASITLLNADHYGVYFKGMPVYNGKVLRRHGDVFERTAKGYYHAHGRADDTMNLGGIKVSSVEIERLCNGVDSSILETAAIGVPPSGGGPEQLVVAVVFKNPSTTTQDLHQLRISFNSALQKKLNPLFRVSRVVSLPSLPRTASNKVMRRVLRQQLSENNQSSKI